The nucleotide sequence GGCATTGTTACCGACAAAGTCCCTAAATGCCGTAAATCGTTCGGGCTAACCTCACACACGGTACGTTTTCGCGTTTGCCGGACACGACACTCCGGCGGTGTTGTAATTGCCGTACGTCCCTTAAACGAAGGCTCTGGCAAGCATGTGTTCTGGGGGCGGTCCTACCAGTCCGGGGGCTTCGTAGACGCGAGGAGGGGGCTGTGGACACTGGAGATCGTCTGCTGACGCCGGGCGAGGTGGCAGCGCTCTTCCGCGTCGATCCGAAGACCGTCACACGCTGGGCCGCGGCCGGGCGTATCGGCAGCATCCGAACACCGGGCGGACATCGCCGCTTCCGCGAGTCGGAGGTGCGCGCGCTGCTCGAGGGTGAGGGCATGCTCGACGAGGTGGACGAGGGCGCGAACCGTCCGCGCAACGCCGGACCCGCCGCCCCGAGTGGCCCCGGTCCGGCCGGCGCCGGCAACGTCGGCCTGCACTGACCGAGCACCGATCCGGGACGGGCCCCGGCGGAACTCCCGCCGCCCCCGGGGCAACCGGTGCTCAGGTCCGGTGGGCCCCGAGCTCGCCGGACCAGCGCCGGAACAGGGAATGCGGCACGTCCAGCGCGTCGAGCACCTTTCCGGCCACGAAGTCGACGAGTTGCGGAGCGGAGGCGGCGGCCCCGGCACCGTAGAAGCCGGGGCTCGCCGGCAACACCACCGCGCCGGCATCGTGCAGGGTGATCAGGTGTTCCAGGTGGCTGCGGGTGACCGGAGTCTCCCGGGGCACCACCACCACCGGCCGGCGCTCCTTGAGGTTCACCTCGGCGGCCCGTTGCAGCAGGTCCTTGGAGAGGCCGATCGCGATGCCGGCGCACGCCGCCGTACTCGCCGGCACCACCACCATCCCGCTGGTCGGGTACGACCCGCTGCTCGGCCCGGCCGCGAGATCACCTGCCGGCCAGTACGCGAGGTCGGCGCCGGTCAGGTCCCGCCCCAGCCAGGCGGCGAGGTCGTCCTTCCAGTGCGCGTCCCGGAACGGGCGGCCGGTCTCG is from Micromonospora sp. WMMD1102 and encodes:
- a CDS encoding BldC family transcriptional regulator, whose product is MDTGDRLLTPGEVAALFRVDPKTVTRWAAAGRIGSIRTPGGHRRFRESEVRALLEGEGMLDEVDEGANRPRNAGPAAPSGPGPAGAGNVGLH
- a CDS encoding UbiX family flavin prenyltransferase; protein product: MRRPWVVGVSGASGTPYPAAVLGGLLDAGEAVDLVVSRAARLTILDETGRPFRDAHWKDDLAAWLGRDLTGADLAYWPAGDLAAGPSSGSYPTSGMVVVPASTAACAGIAIGLSKDLLQRAAEVNLKERRPVVVVPRETPVTRSHLEHLITLHDAGAVVLPASPGFYGAGAAASAPQLVDFVAGKVLDALDVPHSLFRRWSGELGAHRT